Proteins encoded together in one Gemmatimonadota bacterium window:
- a CDS encoding HPr family phosphocarrier protein, translated as MSAASLAHERRVCIQNKYGLHARPAAEFIKLANRFQSEIRVRKDELEVNGKSIMGVMMLAAECGSEITIWASGEDAAAAVEQLAALVARQFGEGEA; from the coding sequence ATGAGCGCGGCTTCTCTGGCCCACGAACGCCGCGTATGCATCCAGAACAAATACGGCCTGCACGCCCGGCCGGCAGCCGAGTTCATCAAGCTGGCCAACCGCTTTCAGTCGGAGATCCGGGTGCGGAAAGACGAACTCGAAGTGAATGGCAAGAGCATCATGGGGGTCATGATGCTGGCCGCGGAATGCGGCAGCGAGATCACCATCTGGGCCAGCGGCGAGGATGCGGCGGCGGCGGTCGAGCAGTTAGCGGCGCTGGTAGCGCGTCAGTTCGGAGAGGGGGAGGCGTGA
- a CDS encoding PTS system mannose/fructose/sorbose family transporter subunit IID: MRLGTGVRLVVFLRSFAIQGSWNYRTLLGTGFAFALLPALRVIYRNEPQLLAEALERHSRLFNSHPYLAPVALGAVATLEAEREDPAVVERFKTAVRGSLGTLGDRLVWAGWRPVCVLAALALLFAGAPWWVAVFGFLIIYNSGHVLLRAWALRLGLREGIGVGERLRHSPLGPAQRWLDLLGAFLVGLVLPLAAAGKVVGTVLPLPWIALAGLAAVAGLRYGSAIRTPMIALLALLGIVGLALKMLP, encoded by the coding sequence ATGCGGCTGGGCACCGGGGTGCGGCTCGTTGTCTTCCTGCGCTCCTTCGCGATCCAGGGATCATGGAATTACCGGACCTTGCTCGGCACCGGCTTCGCGTTTGCCCTTCTGCCCGCGCTGCGCGTAATCTACCGCAACGAGCCGCAGCTTCTGGCAGAAGCGCTCGAGCGCCACAGCCGCCTGTTCAACAGTCACCCTTACCTGGCCCCCGTGGCCCTCGGCGCGGTAGCCACGCTCGAAGCGGAGCGAGAGGACCCGGCCGTGGTCGAGCGTTTCAAGACCGCAGTGCGCGGATCGCTCGGCACCCTGGGGGACCGGCTGGTCTGGGCAGGCTGGCGGCCGGTCTGCGTGCTGGCAGCTCTGGCGCTGCTCTTTGCGGGCGCGCCTTGGTGGGTGGCGGTGTTCGGGTTCTTGATCATCTACAACTCGGGGCACGTGCTGTTGCGAGCTTGGGCTCTGCGCCTCGGACTGCGCGAGGGCATAGGCGTGGGCGAACGGCTGCGGCACTCGCCACTCGGGCCCGCCCAGCGCTGGCTGGACCTGCTGGGCGCTTTCCTCGTCGGACTGGTGCTGCCACTCGCAGCGGCGGGGAAGGTGGTGGGAACGGTGCTGCCGCTCCCCTGGATCGCGCTGGCCGGCCTCGCTGCCGTCGCAGGGCTGCGTTACGGCAGCGCGATCCGCACGCCCATGATCGCCTTGCTCGCGCTGCTCGGCATCGTGGGACTGGCGCTGAAGATGCTGCCATGA
- a CDS encoding PTS sugar transporter subunit IIC has protein sequence MSWLAVALLGGVVGLDATSFPQIMISRPLVAASLTGLLLGHPGIGVAVGVLLEASALLILPVGAARYPEAGTAAIAATAAHIQSGAAVPDPVLLLFAVLVGLGWERLAGLAVHQVRRLNERVVGNVLDHTPAAAPRQLERRHLLAMGLDLLRGAAVTLAGAAVGVALLRHLSGLWELEGSWAVGTLAVTGTAMLAATLPLFGGWGERRIAVLLGLLCGSILLLVR, from the coding sequence ATGAGCTGGCTGGCTGTAGCGCTCCTCGGTGGCGTCGTCGGACTGGACGCGACCTCGTTCCCGCAGATCATGATTTCGCGACCCCTCGTCGCCGCGTCGCTCACGGGCCTGCTCCTGGGGCATCCGGGCATCGGTGTGGCCGTGGGTGTCCTGCTCGAGGCCTCGGCGCTGCTCATCCTGCCCGTCGGCGCAGCTCGCTATCCGGAGGCGGGCACGGCAGCCATTGCGGCTACGGCCGCGCACATCCAGAGTGGGGCTGCGGTGCCCGATCCCGTATTGCTCCTGTTTGCCGTGCTGGTCGGTCTGGGCTGGGAGCGCCTCGCCGGGTTGGCCGTCCATCAGGTGAGGCGCCTGAACGAACGTGTGGTCGGGAACGTGCTCGACCACACGCCCGCGGCCGCGCCCCGGCAGCTCGAGCGCCGTCACCTGCTGGCCATGGGCCTCGACTTGCTGCGCGGCGCCGCGGTGACGCTGGCTGGTGCGGCAGTCGGGGTAGCGTTGCTCCGGCACCTCAGCGGCCTTTGGGAGCTGGAGGGCTCCTGGGCGGTGGGCACGCTGGCCGTCACGGGAACCGCCATGCTGGCCGCCACGCTGCCCCTGTTTGGCGGGTGGGGCGAGCGTCGCATCGCCGTGCTGCTGGGCCTGTTGTGCGGGTCCATCCTGCTACTGGTCCGCTAA
- a CDS encoding PTS sugar transporter subunit IIB, whose amino-acid sequence MPIVLYRVDERLIHGQVVVGWGMALHPHRIVIVDDELAQSSWEQELYGLGLPPNLATDFEDVETARRHLQDWQQHADRVILLTRDLGTMRRLAEGGLLRGAEVNVGGIHYAPGRRAVLPYLYLSGEEEREVLRLAEEGVVSTARDLPGSRRIELLQLLRQKDIRE is encoded by the coding sequence ATGCCCATCGTGCTATATCGAGTGGATGAGCGCCTCATCCACGGGCAGGTGGTGGTGGGCTGGGGTATGGCGCTGCACCCCCATCGTATCGTGATAGTCGACGACGAGCTGGCGCAATCCTCGTGGGAGCAGGAGCTGTACGGGCTCGGGCTGCCGCCGAATCTGGCCACGGACTTCGAGGACGTGGAAACGGCGCGCCGCCACCTGCAGGATTGGCAGCAGCACGCGGACCGCGTGATCCTGTTGACGCGGGACTTAGGTACCATGCGGCGGCTGGCGGAGGGCGGCCTGCTCCGGGGTGCGGAAGTGAATGTCGGGGGGATCCACTACGCCCCCGGCCGGCGCGCCGTGCTCCCCTACCTTTATTTGAGCGGCGAGGAAGAGCGAGAGGTCTTGCGCCTGGCTGAGGAGGGCGTGGTCAGCACGGCGCGGGACCTGCCCGGCTCCCGGCGCATCGAGCTGCTGCAGCTCCTCAGGCAGAAGGACATCCGCGAATGA